One Myxococcales bacterium genomic region harbors:
- a CDS encoding DUF3604 domain-containing protein, translating to MTRGSRKRHTNRHIKDASFVALGFSLVLVSCGDPSPPAETFAVAAQSPAPVPEARCLDRNPLRNPYFGDVHVHTSLSSDAWMFDVRLRPDDAYRYAFGEPVLLPPNDSDGRPTRKVRIDRPLDFAAVTDHAEFLGETKLCNDPTAEGYDGDFCETFREGNGRAPRLVFQIMSPVTWRDDAICGSDGVRCREAAQSMWRETIAAAEKWNDRSERCERTAFVAYEYSSFRMGSNLHRNVIFKNEIVPKQPVSYLDAHREWELWNLLKRGCKQSGSGCDVLAIPHNSNISNGRMFAVDYPGASNDEERAARARLRIEMEPLIEIMQHKGDSECRNGVPGVLDSEDELCDFERFENSAFMAITGSEDPDECPTGWLADSIPHLGPNCLSRLSYARYALIEGLKEEARMGVNPFKFGLSASTDTHNALAGGVEERSYPGHLGKGDQTTSMRISYDRENPGNASNNPGGLIGVWAEENDRAAIFEAMRRKEVFGTSGPRIVPRFFGGWNLPSALCDAPDPVARADTISVAMGSDLAPPPNRQIAPSFVSLALADPGTEQAPGNPLQRLQIIKGWVDDDGSSHQAIYEVAGDPQNGASVDLDTCELHGKGFGQLCSVWTDPDFDPDRRAVYYMRVVENPSCRYNAWQCIGLAGDERPADCDDSERKRTIQERAWTSPIWYTPPV from the coding sequence ATGACCCGCGGATCGCGCAAGCGCCACACCAACCGCCACATCAAGGATGCCAGCTTCGTCGCACTTGGCTTCAGCCTTGTTCTCGTTTCCTGCGGTGACCCGTCACCACCCGCAGAAACCTTTGCGGTTGCTGCGCAATCTCCCGCGCCGGTGCCCGAGGCGCGCTGCCTGGATCGCAATCCACTGCGCAACCCATACTTCGGCGACGTGCATGTCCATACCTCGCTGTCGAGTGACGCATGGATGTTCGATGTCCGGTTGCGACCCGACGACGCCTACCGCTACGCGTTCGGAGAACCCGTACTGCTGCCGCCAAACGACTCGGACGGTCGCCCGACTCGGAAGGTGCGCATCGATCGGCCCCTCGACTTTGCGGCGGTGACCGATCACGCGGAGTTTCTAGGGGAAACGAAGCTGTGCAACGATCCCACAGCCGAGGGGTACGATGGAGATTTCTGCGAAACCTTTCGAGAGGGGAACGGGCGCGCTCCCCGACTCGTTTTTCAGATCATGAGCCCGGTGACCTGGCGGGACGACGCAATCTGCGGATCGGATGGAGTTCGCTGCCGCGAAGCCGCGCAATCCATGTGGCGGGAAACCATAGCCGCCGCCGAAAAGTGGAATGACAGAAGCGAACGCTGTGAGCGGACCGCGTTTGTCGCGTACGAGTACAGTTCCTTTCGCATGGGCTCGAACCTGCATCGCAACGTGATCTTCAAAAACGAAATCGTTCCGAAACAACCGGTGAGCTATCTGGACGCCCATCGCGAATGGGAACTCTGGAACTTGCTCAAGCGTGGCTGCAAGCAAAGCGGAAGTGGTTGCGATGTGTTGGCGATCCCGCATAACTCGAACATCAGCAACGGTCGCATGTTCGCAGTCGATTACCCCGGTGCCTCCAACGACGAAGAGCGAGCCGCCCGGGCGAGGCTGCGAATCGAGATGGAGCCCCTGATCGAGATCATGCAACACAAGGGCGACTCCGAGTGTCGCAACGGTGTGCCGGGCGTGCTCGACAGCGAGGATGAGTTGTGCGACTTCGAGCGCTTCGAGAACTCGGCGTTCATGGCGATCACGGGTTCTGAAGATCCAGACGAATGTCCTACGGGCTGGTTGGCCGACAGCATCCCCCACCTCGGGCCCAATTGCCTGTCGCGCTTGAGCTATGCCCGCTACGCACTGATCGAAGGCTTGAAAGAAGAGGCACGCATGGGTGTCAATCCGTTCAAGTTCGGATTGTCGGCGAGCACGGACACCCACAACGCCCTGGCGGGTGGTGTCGAAGAAAGAAGTTATCCGGGCCATCTCGGCAAGGGCGATCAGACGACTTCAATGCGCATAAGCTATGACCGCGAGAATCCCGGCAATGCATCCAACAATCCCGGTGGGTTGATCGGGGTATGGGCCGAAGAAAACGATCGGGCGGCCATCTTCGAAGCCATGCGACGCAAGGAAGTCTTCGGCACCAGCGGTCCGCGGATCGTGCCGCGATTCTTCGGAGGCTGGAACCTTCCCTCGGCTCTCTGCGACGCGCCCGACCCCGTGGCCAGAGCGGACACGATATCCGTGGCGATGGGAAGCGACCTTGCGCCACCGCCCAACCGACAAATTGCCCCCTCCTTCGTGTCCCTCGCCCTCGCCGACCCCGGAACCGAGCAAGCCCCGGGCAATCCACTGCAGCGCCTGCAGATCATCAAGGGTTGGGTCGATGATGATGGCTCCAGCCATCAGGCGATCTACGAGGTCGCGGGCGATCCCCAGAACGGAGCCAGTGTCGATCTCGACACCTGCGAGCTGCATGGAAAAGGTTTTGGTCAACTCTGCTCAGTCTGGACGGATCCCGATTTTGACCCCGATCGACGCGCGGTCTACTACATGCGCGTCGTCGAGAATCCGAGCTGTCGCTACAACGCATGGCAGTGCATCGGGCTCGCGGGCGACGAACGCCCCGCAGACTGCGACGATTCCGAGCGCAAACGCACGATTCAGGAGCGCGCCTGGACCTCGCCCATCTGGTATACGCCGCCGGTCTGA